One Alteromonas sp. KC3 DNA segment encodes these proteins:
- a CDS encoding TIGR04211 family SH3 domain-containing protein produces MIRKWLAAALVACSFQAFSLQDTADLEASSSHYIRDDLFIFMHTGAGRNYRILGSIEAGTPITVLDRDNDAEFTKITDNEGRTGWVESRFVSNTMSQAEQLPIISEQLADSQRSLQSAQSENARLRQQLNDARQQVSTLTTTSEEQAAEVTRLTAKVDSANKDELVTWFTRGGMVAGAGILLGVLLTYLPKRKRRNSEWM; encoded by the coding sequence ATGATACGAAAGTGGTTAGCAGCAGCCCTTGTTGCATGCTCTTTTCAAGCATTTTCGCTACAGGACACCGCTGATTTAGAAGCATCGTCATCACACTATATAAGAGATGACTTGTTTATTTTCATGCACACAGGCGCAGGCCGAAACTATCGCATATTGGGCTCAATAGAAGCGGGCACCCCTATTACCGTTTTAGACAGAGACAATGATGCTGAGTTTACCAAGATTACCGATAACGAAGGCCGCACTGGTTGGGTAGAAAGCCGATTTGTGTCAAATACCATGTCACAAGCAGAGCAATTGCCGATTATAAGTGAACAGCTAGCGGATAGTCAGCGCAGTTTACAATCTGCACAATCTGAGAACGCACGACTGCGCCAACAACTCAACGATGCGCGCCAGCAAGTGTCTACATTGACGACAACTAGTGAAGAGCAAGCAGCCGAGGTCACTCGCCTTACTGCAAAAGTTGACAGTGCTAACAAAGATGAGCTTGTAACCTGGTTTACCCGAGGCGGTATGGTGGCAGGCGCAGGTATTTTACTGGGTGTGCTGCTAACCTACTTACCCAAGCGAAAGCGCAGAAATAGCGAATGGATGTAA